The following are encoded together in the Lactuca sativa cultivar Salinas chromosome 1, Lsat_Salinas_v11, whole genome shotgun sequence genome:
- the LOC111900711 gene encoding uncharacterized protein LOC111900711 produces the protein METMEAMYRLVREYESKSIIRRVDTDNVNLHVACGKGIIVVINLIEFKTSTGAESCCEQRLDISVNQAQLDEETTVGILSVVGNFKIQAKEITDDDVEWCARFQDGSLLRFKSKDQSWNSSGSDKKMKKVERMMFLPKKTKEKRMKEMENETVGWDG, from the exons ATGGAAACAATGGAGGCTATGTATAGGCTGGTGAGAGAGTACGAGTCCAAGAGCATTATCCGTAGAGTTGACACGGATAATGTGAACTTGCATGTGGCATGTGGGAAGGGCATCATCGTGGTTATAAATCTTATAGAATTCAAAACGAGTACTGGAGCTGAATCA TGTTGTGAACAACGCTTGGATATAAGTGTCAATCAGGCGCAGTTAGATGAAGAAACTACTGTGGGAATCCTCTCTGTTGTAGGAAACTTTAAGATTCAAGCAAAAGAGATAACTGACGACGATGTGGAGTGGTGTGCT CGGTTTCAAGATGGTAGTCTTTTACGTTTTAAGTCAAAAGATCAGTCATGGAATTCTTCTGGCAGTGATAAAAAAATGAAGAAGGTGGAGCGAATGATGTTCCTACCAAAGAAGACTAAAGAGAAGAGGATGAAAGAGATGGAAAATGAGACGGTGGGGTGGGATGGCTGA